The following nucleotide sequence is from Pseudonocardia abyssalis.
GGGGTGCACGGTGTTGACGCGGATCGAGTGCGGGGCGAGCTCGTTGCCGAGCGCCCGCATCAGCCCGACGACGCCGTGCTTCGCCGCGACGTAGTGGGCGGTGCGCGCCATCCCCTTGATCCCGGCCGTGGAGCTGGTGAGCACGATCGACCCGCCGTTGCCGGCCTCGATCATCGCGGGGACCGCCGCCCGGACCGTCTTGAACACCCCGGTCAGGTTAACCCCGATCATCTCGTCCCACTCCTCGTCGGTGAGCGACCAGGCGTTCGCCGAGAACCCGGCGATGCCCGCGTTGCCGAGGACGATGTCGAGGCGGCCGAACTGGCCCACCCCCTCGTCGACGACGGCCTGCACCGCGCCGGTGTCCCGGACGTCGGCCTCCCGGGCGACGATGCGCCGGTCGAGCTCCTCGACCTGGCGCACCGTCTCCGTGAGGTCCTCCGGTTCCGCCATCGGGTAGTGCACCGACCCGAGCTGGCGGCAGACGTCGAAGGCGATGATGTCCGCGCCCTCCTGCGCCAGCCGCAGCGCGTGCGACCGCCCCTGACCGCGCGCGGCCCCCGAGACCAGCGCGACCTTGCCTTCCAATCGACCAGCCATGATCGTCTCCTCTCCCTCAGGCCGCGTTGCCGGCGTTCATGCCCGCGGCGACGGCGAGCGTCTCGCCGGTGACGTAGCGGGCCTCGTCGGAGGCGAGGAACAGCATCGCGTTGGAGATGTCCACCGGCTCGATCCACGGCACCGGGATCGCGTTCATCGCCTGGAACGCCGGGGCGGCGTCCTCGCGCGTCGGGTTCTCGGTGTCGGGGAGGAACAGCTCGTAGGCGGCACTGTTCTGGATCATGTCGGTGTCGACGCTCGTCGGGCAGATGGCGTTGACCGTGATCCCGTGCGCGCCGACCTCCATCGCCAGCGACTTCACCAGGCCGATCACACCCCACTTCGCGGCGACGTAGTGGCCGATGTTGGGCATGCCGACCTTGCCCGCCATGGACGACGTCGCGATGATCCGGCCCGACCCCTGCTCGATCATCGCGGGCACCACGGCCCGCATCGCGTGGTACACGCCGGTCAGGTTGACGTCGATCATCTCCTGCCAAACGGACTCGGTCATGTCCGCGACCGTGGAGAAGGAGAAGATGCCCGCGTTGGCCAGCAGGACGTCGACGCGGCCGAGCTCGGTGCGGGCCCGGTCGACGAAGGCCTGCACCTGGCCCGGGTCGCGCACGTCGGCGCGGACGGCGACGCAGCGCCGGTCCAGCTCCTCGACGAGCGTGACGGTCTCGTCGAGGTCCTCGGGCCGCGCCATCCGGTAGGGCACCGAGTCCAGTTGCGCGGCGATGTCGCAGAACGCGATGTCGGCTCCCTCGCGGGCGAACGCCAGTGCGTGCGAGCGGCCCTGACCGCGGGCCCCTCCGGTGATCAGTACGACCTTGCCGTCGAACTTCCCCATCGCTCCTCCTCGAGCGTCGGTGGTGACTTCAGCGGGCGAGGGCTCCCCCGTCCACGGCGAGGCAGTGGCCCGTGACGTGCCGGGCCGGGTCGGACAGCAGCCACATCAGGGCCCCGGTCACCTCGTCGGGCGAGATGACCTCCATCAGCAGCTGGTCGTGCAGCCAGCGCTTGTGCACGTCGTCGGGGGTGAGGCCGAGCTCGTCGGCCAGGCCGGAGAGCATCGGCGAGTCGACGGCGCCGGGCAGGATCGCGTTGACGGTGACACCGTCCGGGGCCAGCTCGATCGCCATCGCCCGCGTGAGCCCGACGACGCCGTGCTTGGCCGCCACGTAGTGCGCGAACTCCGGCACCGCGCGCACCCCGCCGGTGGACCCGATGTGCACGACCCGGCCGCGCGGGGAGCGCCGCA
It contains:
- a CDS encoding mycofactocin-coupled SDR family oxidoreductase gives rise to the protein MAGRLEGKVALVSGAARGQGRSHALRLAQEGADIIAFDVCRQLGSVHYPMAEPEDLTETVRQVEELDRRIVAREADVRDTGAVQAVVDEGVGQFGRLDIVLGNAGIAGFSANAWSLTDEEWDEMIGVNLTGVFKTVRAAVPAMIEAGNGGSIVLTSSTAGIKGMARTAHYVAAKHGVVGLMRALGNELAPHSIRVNTVHPTGVNTPMINNDYIGSVLADDPDFGANLANALPVDMVEPVDISNAILWLCSDEARYVTGVSLPVDAGFLQK
- a CDS encoding mycofactocin-coupled SDR family oxidoreductase, whose translation is MGKFDGKVVLITGGARGQGRSHALAFAREGADIAFCDIAAQLDSVPYRMARPEDLDETVTLVEELDRRCVAVRADVRDPGQVQAFVDRARTELGRVDVLLANAGIFSFSTVADMTESVWQEMIDVNLTGVYHAMRAVVPAMIEQGSGRIIATSSMAGKVGMPNIGHYVAAKWGVIGLVKSLAMEVGAHGITVNAICPTSVDTDMIQNSAAYELFLPDTENPTREDAAPAFQAMNAIPVPWIEPVDISNAMLFLASDEARYVTGETLAVAAGMNAGNAA